One genomic segment of Salinibacter grassmerensis includes these proteins:
- a CDS encoding DUF1015 domain-containing protein — protein MATVHPFRAVRPLPQHFEEIASVPYDVVDTTEARDRAEGRPRSFLHVARPEIDLAPERDTYEDAVYEQGAVNLRQFVEADYTLRDEAPTVYVYRLVMDGREQTGVFGGVSVAEYDEGTIVKHEETRPAKEDDRTRHILAQQAHAEPVMLTYRDNETIHALVSDTQEHEPLYDFEAEDGVRHTVWKASAPSPLVEAFQNVDHLYIADGHHRCKAASRAAATLRQSETAGSKADIPGYEMFTAVLFPMSHMHIMAYNRVVYELPASPGDFLEQLARDFDVVRDVDDPVPSQKGTVCLYLDGGWHRLALPETSGDRVVDRLDVSRLSEHLLEPRLDISDQRRDPNIDFVGGIRGTDALEARVENGAAQLAISMYPTRIEELVAVSDEGSLMPPKSTWFEPKLRSGLLVHDFAGDVPGDASVTPAI, from the coding sequence TTTCGGGCCGTACGCCCCCTTCCTCAGCACTTTGAAGAAATTGCGTCGGTGCCGTACGACGTGGTTGATACGACTGAGGCGCGCGACCGGGCCGAAGGACGGCCGCGAAGTTTCCTGCACGTAGCCCGGCCCGAGATTGACCTGGCCCCGGAACGGGACACCTACGAGGACGCCGTGTACGAACAGGGGGCCGTCAACCTGCGCCAGTTCGTGGAGGCGGACTACACGTTGCGGGACGAGGCGCCCACCGTCTACGTATACCGTCTCGTGATGGACGGCCGAGAGCAGACCGGAGTGTTCGGGGGCGTGTCGGTTGCCGAATACGACGAGGGCACCATTGTGAAGCATGAAGAGACGCGCCCCGCCAAAGAGGACGATCGCACCCGGCACATCCTCGCGCAACAGGCCCACGCCGAGCCCGTGATGCTGACGTACCGTGACAACGAGACGATTCACGCGCTCGTGTCGGATACCCAAGAGCACGAACCGCTATACGACTTCGAGGCGGAGGACGGCGTACGGCACACGGTATGGAAGGCCTCGGCGCCGAGCCCGCTCGTCGAGGCGTTTCAGAACGTCGATCACCTCTACATCGCGGACGGACACCATCGGTGCAAGGCAGCCAGCCGGGCCGCGGCGACGCTGCGACAATCGGAAACAGCGGGGAGCAAGGCGGACATCCCCGGATACGAGATGTTTACCGCGGTCCTCTTTCCCATGAGTCACATGCACATCATGGCGTATAACCGGGTCGTTTACGAGTTGCCCGCTTCTCCCGGCGACTTTTTGGAGCAACTGGCCCGCGACTTCGATGTGGTCCGCGACGTCGACGACCCGGTTCCGTCCCAGAAGGGGACCGTGTGCCTGTATCTGGACGGGGGGTGGCACCGATTGGCCCTTCCGGAAACGAGCGGCGACCGTGTGGTCGATCGGCTGGACGTATCGCGCCTGAGCGAGCACCTGCTGGAGCCCCGGCTCGACATCAGCGATCAGCGGCGGGATCCCAACATTGACTTCGTCGGGGGCATCCGGGGAACGGATGCGTTGGAGGCCCGGGTGGAGAATGGAGCGGCCCAGCTGGCCATCAGCATGTACCCGACCCGCATTGAGGAGCTGGTGGCGGTGTCGGACGAGGGGAGCCTGATGCCCCCGAAGTCCACCTGGTTCGAGCCCAAGCTTCGGAGTGGGCTGCTGGTGCACGACTTCGCCGGAGACGTGCCCGGCGATGCGTCGGTGACACCCGCAATCTAG
- the rnr gene encoding ribonuclease R produces the protein MTETQVDSLRQDILAFLQEHPNDAHRSHEIANGLGIEDNETYLQFCDVLAEMTAQQLVERDGRKYKTKATTRQHTGVLQCHDKGFGFVQATDQDEEFFIREANMGESLHGDLVRVAVAARAPEDKKRECEVLEVVERRCTKVVGTFHHRSDFAFVEPDDQRILQDVYVTPDAFSGAEDGEKVMVSIDRFDDRKASPEGRILRVIGPSDDPNVRVLSLAMSMDVKADFPDEVEAEAEGIPVEIPNDEIERRRDLRDKPVFTIDPVDAKDFDDAIHVEELGNGNYEVGVHIADVSHYVEPDTAIDAEALERGTSVYLVDRTIPMLPEKLSNKVCSLRPHEDKLAFSILMELTTEGSLVDYEICETVIHSKERLTYDRAQDYIEGGYPNDKMAADVVQANRLAKTITRRRMQEGAIDFGSDEVNVILDDDGTPTNIVRKERLQANRLIEEFMLLANRTVAKHIAAPEHVDRHRSNGTDEPLPFVYRVHDSPDSEEIQQLAEYVRVFDHELPLTDGNARSSDLGTLIDEVQGEPEEQVIVRAALRAMSKAEYAVGNIGHYGLGFDYYSHFTSPIRRYPDLMVHRLLKRYAKGGSPADVEDLAARCEHCSEQERNAEEAERESVKLKQVEYVKNHVGEEFDGVVSGVTKFGVFVEITDLLVEGLVHVREMDDYYVYDESTYTLRGENNGTAYRPGDSVRVEVASASVEDREIDLLFVE, from the coding sequence ATTACGGAGACGCAAGTTGACAGCCTTCGACAAGACATCCTCGCTTTTCTACAGGAGCATCCCAACGATGCCCATCGCTCCCACGAGATCGCGAACGGGCTCGGCATTGAGGACAACGAGACCTACCTCCAATTCTGCGATGTGCTCGCAGAGATGACCGCCCAACAACTCGTGGAGCGCGACGGCCGGAAGTACAAGACCAAGGCCACCACGCGCCAGCACACTGGTGTTCTCCAGTGTCATGACAAGGGCTTTGGCTTCGTTCAGGCCACGGATCAGGACGAGGAATTCTTTATCCGGGAGGCGAACATGGGCGAGTCCCTCCACGGGGACCTTGTCCGCGTGGCCGTGGCCGCCCGCGCCCCGGAAGACAAGAAACGAGAATGTGAGGTCCTCGAAGTGGTGGAGCGGCGGTGCACCAAGGTGGTCGGCACCTTTCACCACCGCAGCGACTTCGCTTTCGTAGAGCCGGACGATCAGCGCATCCTACAGGACGTCTACGTCACCCCGGACGCGTTCAGTGGCGCGGAAGACGGCGAAAAGGTCATGGTGTCCATTGACCGCTTCGACGACCGGAAGGCCTCCCCCGAGGGACGCATCCTTCGGGTCATCGGCCCGTCGGACGACCCGAACGTACGGGTCCTGTCCCTCGCCATGAGCATGGACGTCAAGGCCGACTTCCCCGACGAGGTAGAAGCCGAGGCCGAGGGCATTCCCGTCGAGATTCCCAACGACGAGATTGAGCGGCGCCGCGATCTCCGCGACAAGCCGGTCTTTACGATTGATCCGGTCGACGCCAAGGACTTCGACGACGCCATCCACGTCGAGGAGCTCGGCAACGGCAACTACGAAGTGGGCGTCCACATCGCGGACGTGAGCCATTACGTCGAACCCGACACGGCCATTGACGCGGAGGCGCTGGAACGCGGCACGAGCGTGTATCTCGTGGACCGCACCATCCCCATGCTCCCCGAGAAGCTCTCGAACAAGGTCTGCTCCCTGCGGCCCCACGAGGACAAGCTCGCTTTTTCCATCCTCATGGAATTGACGACGGAGGGGAGCCTGGTGGACTATGAGATTTGCGAGACGGTCATCCACTCGAAGGAGCGCCTCACCTACGACCGTGCACAGGACTACATTGAGGGCGGCTACCCCAACGACAAGATGGCGGCGGACGTGGTGCAGGCCAACCGGCTTGCCAAGACCATTACCCGGCGCCGGATGCAGGAGGGAGCCATCGACTTCGGCTCCGACGAGGTGAATGTGATCCTGGACGACGACGGCACCCCCACGAATATTGTGCGGAAGGAACGCCTCCAGGCGAACCGCCTCATTGAAGAGTTCATGCTGCTCGCCAATCGGACCGTCGCGAAGCACATCGCCGCGCCGGAGCACGTGGACCGTCACCGCTCGAACGGCACCGATGAGCCGCTTCCGTTCGTCTACCGTGTGCACGACAGCCCGGACAGCGAAGAGATCCAGCAGCTCGCCGAATACGTTCGGGTCTTCGACCACGAACTGCCCCTCACCGACGGCAATGCACGCTCCTCGGACCTTGGCACCCTCATCGACGAGGTTCAGGGAGAGCCCGAGGAGCAGGTCATCGTGCGGGCGGCCCTCCGCGCCATGTCGAAGGCCGAGTACGCCGTCGGCAACATCGGCCACTACGGCCTTGGCTTCGACTACTACTCCCACTTCACCAGTCCCATCCGCCGGTATCCGGACCTGATGGTGCACCGCCTCCTAAAGCGGTACGCCAAGGGCGGCTCGCCCGCCGACGTTGAAGACCTCGCGGCTCGGTGCGAGCACTGCTCCGAGCAGGAGCGAAACGCCGAAGAGGCCGAGCGCGAGTCTGTGAAGCTCAAGCAGGTCGAGTACGTGAAGAACCATGTCGGCGAAGAGTTCGACGGGGTCGTTAGCGGCGTGACGAAGTTTGGGGTCTTCGTCGAGATCACCGACCTGCTCGTGGAAGGACTCGTTCACGTCCGCGAAATGGACGACTACTACGTGTACGACGAGTCGACATACACGCTTCGTGGCGAGAACAATGGCACCGCGTACCGGCCCGGCGATTCGGTGCGCGTGGAGGTGGCGAGCGCCAGCGTCGAGGACCGGGAGATCGACCTCCTGTTCGTGGAGTAG
- a CDS encoding translocation/assembly module TamB domain-containing protein — protein sequence MPDSSTRRSFTQPLWRAFRVAFAAVMVGVVFFVGLTRTEVGRDQIRQQIEAQFDQQFLGTLSIDSLSGSLLTSIEASGVQLRDSSGTLVGTVEGIQATPQWANLLTAELSVQSLTLIRPHLVLHRDSAGAWNAADAFRQVSPSSSGNALDLTFADIEVQRGRVTTTRSGSAPDLVRRGWLFDYTQTTVKGLSFSAVAQRTGTRRFVELSNGSFSMPDEDLRVSFVEGQLQRTSNSWSITGLDLSLDTTRIRGRASIQTSAPDGASPQVSVRLDRSRIDQGEIRRIVPRLPLADVVTLEGTLGGTARRLSADDVTITHNASTATLNGTLQRASEGLTMDLRLTDSRLAPEDLRDVWPAAPPLPPTDNGPFNLTASLQGTTANAQSGPRTFDLATRLAVESPHGAVRGSLGVARSASSGLTYNGTLKADSLNLAPLTGRPALASQLSGQVEGSGSGTQLGTLRGSVDVSLSDSRIGGRSFTAADGMLTINGDSTNGTLNVRQDNGGRLYVNGAAQGIDRRPTYTATVTGSDLDLGSIVGPPAPSTQLNGHMTVGGSGAQWRSLTGTAVLQVDSSRVNHGDSTVMLPPHSVALRLADQTADRPRIELSGSVLRLTADGTSLGPPLWAAARTWGAELQDAVRRERNKPSPSRQQSSIQPSLYLPTESSSRASLQSQIPLKAKATMEVLQPKIVHAWWPAFPKRTENLTAETRLSVGPDSFHTAGRVSADLIQSGPNAATDLRAEYDVSSRINAPLAQSTLATASVTAGRAALRGPALKNPTVSLTYGGRTGRLQAQADSLGIADSVYLSGGLRVTPRANELRLQDVSANINGSEWTNASPASLRAYSDALVVTPFRIQQPHPDTPSLQKIRIGGTVSARSSDTLAVEAQNVYLPPLSQALGLPQLIGGNLDGEVRLRSALGQPELVSDVAVQRLSFDRRVLGSAQLRLAYAPQSPDLRVRGRLRSEAQDMEQLTGPELVPSGARTVEPNDISVSGRVRLPEWARAASSNRTSALPPGETLDLSVDVDRADLFFFRYIFEERVAGVRGFVTGPLHIGGRVLDPRFEADFDIVNGAVRLPVFGLAYEVEGPVEVDKRGIHARTLRVQDEEGTATVDGSILFNDYQYFSFDLSASLDGITVIDVSQAEDLPFYGQIRASGPLRLTGPLPDATLESNSARTTPDSELYIPVSGRTVEEDAGFIVFADSTGQAPSVSQLTRRPNILADRPEGVPSFVEGLNLNLNVTAPDQSTVNLVFDPLVGDVVTVVGSGRVQLQREEGDFSVYGSFDATSGTYLFTAGEVFVRRFAINQGTITWDGSPTNAQLDLDAEYRTRASPSGLPGFDGYSGRIPVTVQLAISGRVASPQVDLGLSITRSEERNLIGSETLDAVLNQPARTTEYATSVLLTNTFLLTTESITQTGTPGSDGESNQLTTAGNQLAFNSVSQLVSSQLNRYLGEALPNVDLNFGVQGEDPSNLDLIYGVALRLLNERLIIRGEGVYTNDDPADPEAQRAEGPQGEFVVEVRLSPSVSAKVFYRRTGDELTPSRALTSSRGAGVSYQTQFSTWRTLLHSIFGWMLPTDSPSDDEERPTPDPVAGPPVPPPDSTASTRAQGPPAQNEPV from the coding sequence GTGCCCGATTCGTCCACCCGCCGTTCCTTCACCCAACCGCTGTGGCGAGCCTTCCGCGTGGCCTTCGCAGCGGTGATGGTTGGGGTCGTCTTCTTCGTCGGACTCACGCGGACGGAGGTGGGCCGTGATCAGATCCGACAACAAATTGAGGCGCAGTTCGACCAGCAATTCCTGGGAACCCTCTCAATCGATTCCCTGAGCGGCTCTCTTCTCACCAGCATTGAAGCAAGCGGGGTACAACTACGGGATTCTTCGGGCACGCTCGTCGGGACGGTCGAGGGGATCCAGGCCACGCCGCAGTGGGCCAACCTCTTGACCGCGGAGTTATCCGTCCAGTCCCTCACCCTAATTCGGCCTCACCTCGTACTGCACCGCGACTCTGCGGGGGCCTGGAACGCCGCGGATGCCTTTCGGCAGGTGTCGCCCTCCTCTTCGGGAAACGCCCTGGACTTAACGTTTGCGGATATTGAGGTGCAGAGGGGCCGCGTGACCACGACTCGCAGCGGTTCCGCCCCCGATCTCGTCCGACGGGGCTGGCTGTTCGACTACACGCAGACAACCGTCAAGGGGCTTTCGTTCAGCGCCGTCGCCCAACGGACGGGCACGAGGCGCTTCGTGGAGCTTAGCAACGGGTCGTTCTCCATGCCGGACGAGGACCTCCGGGTCTCGTTCGTCGAAGGGCAACTGCAGCGGACATCGAACAGTTGGTCGATAACGGGGCTGGATCTGTCCTTAGATACGACCCGCATTCGAGGACGGGCCTCTATCCAAACTAGCGCGCCGGACGGAGCTTCGCCCCAGGTCTCGGTACGCCTCGATCGGAGCCGGATCGACCAGGGCGAGATCCGACGCATTGTCCCCCGACTCCCGCTCGCGGACGTTGTGACACTCGAGGGCACGTTGGGGGGGACTGCACGTCGGCTCAGCGCGGACGACGTCACGATCACCCACAATGCGTCCACCGCCACCCTGAACGGGACCCTCCAAAGGGCCTCCGAGGGGCTCACGATGGATCTTCGTCTCACAGACAGTCGCCTTGCCCCAGAAGACCTCCGTGATGTGTGGCCGGCTGCTCCCCCGTTGCCCCCCACCGACAATGGACCATTCAACCTCACCGCGTCGCTGCAGGGCACGACCGCTAATGCGCAATCCGGTCCTCGCACGTTCGATCTTGCGACCCGCCTGGCTGTGGAGAGCCCGCACGGAGCAGTCCGGGGCTCGCTGGGCGTGGCCCGATCGGCGTCTTCCGGCCTCACCTACAACGGCACGCTCAAGGCAGACAGCCTCAACCTTGCGCCCCTGACCGGACGACCGGCCCTGGCGAGCCAACTGTCGGGCCAAGTTGAGGGCAGCGGGTCGGGCACCCAACTTGGCACGCTCCGGGGCTCGGTCGACGTGTCCCTCTCAGACTCTCGGATTGGCGGTCGCTCCTTCACCGCCGCCGACGGCATGCTTACAATCAACGGGGACAGCACAAACGGCACTCTCAACGTCCGGCAGGACAACGGAGGACGTCTGTATGTGAACGGGGCGGCTCAGGGCATCGATCGCCGACCGACCTATACGGCCACGGTGACCGGCTCCGATCTCGATTTGGGATCGATCGTGGGGCCGCCCGCCCCGTCCACCCAACTGAATGGACACATGACCGTTGGGGGGAGTGGGGCTCAGTGGCGCTCTCTTACCGGCACGGCCGTCCTCCAGGTAGACAGTTCTCGGGTGAATCATGGAGACAGCACAGTGATGCTGCCTCCACACTCCGTCGCCCTCCGCCTGGCCGACCAAACCGCCGACCGCCCACGTATCGAGCTGAGCGGCTCCGTGCTTCGTCTCACGGCCGACGGTACCTCTCTCGGCCCTCCCCTCTGGGCGGCGGCACGGACCTGGGGCGCAGAGCTTCAAGATGCAGTTCGTCGCGAGCGCAACAAGCCGTCCCCGTCTCGCCAACAGTCTTCCATCCAGCCGTCCCTCTACCTGCCGACCGAATCCTCATCGCGGGCATCCCTCCAGTCCCAGATTCCCCTTAAGGCAAAGGCCACGATGGAGGTCCTCCAGCCAAAGATCGTGCATGCCTGGTGGCCCGCTTTTCCGAAGAGAACCGAAAACCTCACCGCCGAAACTCGGCTCTCCGTCGGCCCCGACAGCTTTCACACCGCCGGGCGCGTCTCGGCCGATCTTATTCAGTCCGGGCCGAATGCCGCGACGGACCTGAGGGCTGAGTACGACGTCTCCAGCCGTATCAATGCCCCGCTCGCACAGTCAACATTGGCCACCGCCTCCGTCACTGCTGGGCGCGCAGCGCTGAGAGGGCCTGCCCTCAAGAACCCCACCGTGTCCCTCACTTACGGGGGCCGCACCGGACGGCTTCAGGCACAGGCAGACAGCCTCGGTATTGCTGACTCCGTATACCTGTCCGGGGGGCTTCGCGTGACCCCCCGAGCCAACGAACTGCGCCTCCAAGACGTCTCGGCGAATATCAACGGCAGCGAATGGACAAACGCCTCGCCTGCTTCGCTTCGGGCCTACTCGGACGCCCTTGTCGTCACCCCGTTCAGGATACAGCAGCCTCATCCCGACACCCCATCCCTGCAAAAAATCCGAATCGGCGGCACCGTCTCGGCGCGCTCCTCAGACACTCTGGCCGTGGAGGCCCAAAATGTTTACCTCCCGCCCCTCTCGCAGGCATTGGGACTGCCGCAGCTCATCGGCGGCAACCTGGACGGGGAGGTTCGTCTCCGGAGCGCGTTGGGACAACCGGAGTTGGTCAGTGACGTGGCGGTGCAGCGTCTCTCCTTCGACCGTCGCGTCCTGGGCTCAGCCCAGCTCCGTCTGGCCTACGCCCCCCAGTCCCCAGATCTCCGGGTGCGGGGGCGGCTCCGCTCAGAGGCCCAGGACATGGAGCAGCTGACGGGCCCGGAACTGGTTCCGTCGGGGGCGCGGACTGTGGAGCCCAACGACATTTCCGTGTCGGGCCGGGTGCGCCTCCCGGAGTGGGCGCGTGCGGCTTCCTCCAATCGGACGTCGGCCCTTCCTCCGGGAGAGACCCTAGACCTTTCGGTGGACGTCGATCGCGCGGATCTCTTTTTCTTCCGGTACATCTTTGAGGAGCGTGTCGCCGGGGTGCGCGGGTTCGTGACCGGCCCGCTTCACATCGGAGGTCGGGTGCTGGACCCTCGGTTTGAGGCGGACTTCGACATCGTAAATGGGGCCGTTCGGCTACCGGTCTTTGGCCTGGCCTACGAGGTGGAGGGCCCCGTAGAGGTGGACAAACGCGGCATCCACGCCCGCACGCTCCGGGTTCAGGACGAAGAGGGCACGGCCACCGTGGACGGGAGCATCCTGTTTAACGACTACCAGTACTTTTCTTTTGACCTGTCGGCCTCGCTGGATGGCATCACGGTAATCGACGTGTCGCAGGCCGAAGATCTCCCGTTTTATGGCCAGATCCGCGCCTCAGGCCCCCTGCGCCTCACCGGTCCTCTCCCCGACGCGACCCTCGAGTCAAACTCGGCCCGAACGACACCGGACAGCGAGCTCTACATCCCCGTCTCCGGACGGACGGTAGAAGAGGACGCGGGCTTCATCGTTTTTGCCGATTCCACGGGCCAGGCCCCGTCCGTGTCGCAACTGACGCGTCGGCCCAACATTCTGGCCGACCGCCCCGAGGGAGTGCCGTCCTTCGTCGAGGGCCTCAACCTGAACCTCAACGTAACCGCCCCGGACCAATCAACGGTTAACCTCGTCTTCGATCCGCTGGTGGGGGACGTGGTGACGGTGGTCGGGTCCGGTCGGGTCCAATTGCAGCGAGAAGAGGGCGATTTCTCGGTCTACGGGAGCTTCGATGCGACCAGCGGCACCTATTTGTTCACGGCCGGAGAGGTCTTCGTGCGCCGCTTTGCCATCAACCAGGGAACGATTACCTGGGACGGAAGCCCCACCAACGCACAACTGGATCTTGATGCCGAATACCGTACCCGTGCCTCTCCCTCCGGGCTGCCGGGCTTCGACGGCTACAGCGGGCGCATCCCCGTCACGGTTCAACTAGCCATCAGTGGGCGGGTGGCCTCGCCCCAGGTGGACCTTGGCCTATCCATAACGCGGAGTGAGGAGCGGAACCTGATCGGCTCCGAGACCCTGGACGCCGTTCTCAACCAGCCCGCCCGGACCACGGAGTACGCCACGAGCGTGTTGTTGACGAACACGTTTCTCCTCACTACCGAGTCGATCACCCAGACCGGTACGCCCGGGTCCGACGGCGAGAGCAATCAGTTGACGACGGCGGGCAACCAGCTGGCGTTCAACAGCGTGTCCCAGCTCGTGTCGAGCCAGCTCAACCGGTACCTCGGGGAGGCACTCCCGAACGTGGACCTCAACTTTGGCGTGCAGGGCGAGGACCCGAGCAACCTGGACCTGATCTACGGTGTGGCCCTGCGCCTGCTCAATGAGCGTCTCATCATTCGGGGCGAAGGGGTCTACACCAACGATGACCCGGCCGACCCGGAGGCCCAACGCGCCGAAGGCCCACAGGGGGAGTTCGTGGTGGAGGTGCGGCTCAGTCCCAGCGTGAGTGCGAAGGTCTTCTACCGGCGGACCGGGGACGAGCTGACCCCCAGCCGCGCCCTCACAAGTAGCCGTGGGGCCGGCGTCTCGTATCAGACTCAGTTCTCGACCTGGCGGACCCTCCTCCACAGCATCTTTGGCTGGATGTTGCCGACCGATTCTCCATCGGACGACGAGGAGCGTCCCACCCCTGATCCAGTCGCTGGGCCCCCCGTCCCTCCGCCCGATTCCACTGCCTCCACCAGGGCGCAGGGGCCGCCTGCCCAGAACGAGCCCGTATGA
- the aroB gene encoding 3-dehydroquinate synthase, producing MAVFVDLDERSYTVHFDSLATVPSLLEDAGLAAEQCLLVTDENVAHHYKTPLIEGLSNAGWTVRSIVLPPGEQTKSASCLHRVYDDALTWGIDRQTPVLALGGGVVGDLAGFAAATLLRGLPLVQLPTSLLAQVDASVGGKTAINHDTGKNLIGAFYQPELVCADPQTLDTLPMREYTSGMAEVIKHALIRDPELFEVLEDHLVPVMARKDRTVISSVIEDAVGVKADVVSADEREEGRRAILNFGHTFAHALERVAGYGAFTHGEAVALGMRAGLYLSHQRHPEALPRERLDHVLRAVPIASDPAEVSFPDLYEAMAADKKNKGDTIRFVLLEQLGEAYVTGDVTEADARHAWQFACSD from the coding sequence ATGGCCGTTTTTGTTGACCTTGATGAGCGGAGCTACACCGTTCATTTCGACTCCCTTGCCACGGTCCCGTCACTGCTAGAGGACGCCGGGCTCGCGGCTGAGCAGTGTCTCCTCGTCACCGACGAGAACGTGGCCCACCACTACAAGACGCCCCTCATTGAGGGCCTTTCCAACGCAGGCTGGACGGTGCGTTCCATCGTCCTTCCCCCCGGCGAGCAGACCAAGTCGGCCTCGTGCCTTCACCGTGTCTACGACGACGCCCTCACCTGGGGCATCGATCGGCAGACCCCGGTGCTTGCCCTCGGGGGCGGCGTCGTCGGCGACCTTGCCGGGTTTGCCGCGGCGACCCTCCTGCGCGGTCTGCCCCTTGTGCAGCTGCCGACCTCCCTTCTCGCCCAGGTCGACGCGTCGGTGGGGGGCAAAACGGCCATCAACCACGACACCGGCAAGAACCTGATCGGCGCCTTCTATCAACCAGAACTCGTCTGCGCCGACCCTCAGACGCTTGACACCCTGCCGATGCGGGAGTACACAAGCGGGATGGCGGAGGTGATTAAACACGCCCTCATCCGTGACCCCGAGCTCTTCGAGGTCCTGGAGGATCACCTGGTTCCCGTCATGGCCCGCAAAGACCGAACGGTCATCTCGTCGGTAATTGAGGATGCCGTGGGCGTGAAGGCCGACGTCGTAAGTGCCGATGAACGAGAAGAGGGCCGGCGCGCCATTCTGAACTTCGGCCATACCTTTGCCCACGCCCTTGAGCGCGTGGCGGGGTACGGCGCGTTCACCCACGGCGAGGCCGTCGCGCTCGGAATGCGGGCCGGGCTCTATCTCTCCCATCAGCGCCATCCCGAGGCACTGCCCCGAGAGCGTCTCGATCACGTACTCCGTGCCGTGCCGATTGCGTCCGACCCCGCCGAGGTGTCGTTTCCCGACCTCTATGAGGCAATGGCGGCGGACAAGAAAAACAAAGGGGACACCATCCGCTTCGTGCTTCTAGAACAGTTGGGCGAGGCGTACGTGACTGGCGATGTGACGGAGGCCGACGCTCGTCATGCCTGGCAGTTTGCATGTTCAGACTGA
- a CDS encoding class I SAM-dependent methyltransferase codes for MVIPSILEHAHTLAGRAVEEGGVAVDATVGNGHDTAFLARAVGPDGSVVGFDVQEKALAEARECLEAEAPAASVRLVHAGHQTLARHLDEAKQGRVGAIMFNLGYLPGGDHSITTRPETTRQALKASAEVLRPGGVITTVAYTGHEGGKAEAEAVETWVSALPQEQFRALSYRFPNWSNDPPRLFAVEKRRDA; via the coding sequence ATGGTGATCCCGTCGATCTTGGAGCACGCGCACACCCTCGCTGGGCGAGCAGTGGAGGAAGGCGGGGTTGCAGTAGACGCCACGGTTGGCAACGGACACGACACGGCGTTCCTGGCCCGGGCGGTCGGCCCGGACGGGTCTGTTGTGGGATTCGACGTACAGGAGAAGGCCCTCGCCGAAGCCCGAGAGTGCTTGGAGGCGGAGGCCCCCGCCGCATCTGTTCGGCTGGTGCACGCGGGGCATCAGACCCTCGCCCGACACTTAGATGAGGCGAAGCAGGGCCGGGTCGGCGCCATCATGTTCAACCTGGGCTATCTGCCCGGCGGGGACCACTCGATCACGACGCGTCCCGAGACGACCCGTCAGGCCCTGAAAGCCAGTGCGGAGGTGCTCCGGCCTGGCGGTGTCATCACGACGGTGGCCTACACAGGGCACGAGGGCGGGAAGGCAGAGGCCGAAGCGGTCGAGACCTGGGTGTCGGCGCTTCCACAAGAGCAGTTTCGGGCCCTGTCCTACCGATTTCCGAATTGGAGCAACGACCCGCCGCGTCTGTTTGCAGTGGAGAAGCGACGTGACGCGTAG
- a CDS encoding NRDE family protein, with product MCLILFANDVHPEYPLIFAGNRDEFYDRPTAPAAFWDDAPHVLAGRDRKAGGTWLGITRRGHWATVTNVRDERPHREDAPSRGRLVADYLRDEPAPDAYLEDVEAEADQYNGFNLLVGTAESTFYYSNRDGTPRPVQSGIHGMSNAQLDDPWPKVERGTSRLDTLCNEDEPSVEAFFDVLDDRRPAPDENLPQTGVGRETERMLSPPFIDGDEAYGTRASTVFLVHRSGHVTFAERSFDGGISTETRDFTFDVTSRVAS from the coding sequence ATGTGCCTGATTCTCTTCGCAAACGACGTGCATCCGGAGTACCCTCTCATCTTCGCGGGGAACCGGGATGAGTTTTACGACCGGCCGACGGCCCCCGCCGCGTTCTGGGACGACGCGCCCCACGTGCTGGCCGGGCGAGACCGGAAGGCGGGAGGGACGTGGCTCGGCATCACGCGCCGGGGGCACTGGGCGACGGTGACCAACGTCCGGGACGAGCGGCCCCATCGGGAGGACGCGCCGTCGCGAGGGCGTCTCGTGGCGGACTACTTGCGGGACGAGCCCGCGCCGGATGCGTACCTCGAAGACGTTGAAGCGGAGGCGGATCAGTACAACGGGTTTAATCTGCTCGTGGGGACGGCCGAGAGCACATTCTACTACTCCAATCGGGACGGCACCCCGCGGCCCGTACAGTCCGGAATCCACGGCATGAGCAATGCGCAGCTCGACGATCCGTGGCCCAAAGTGGAGCGAGGCACTTCCCGTCTAGACACGCTCTGTAACGAAGACGAGCCTTCTGTGGAGGCTTTCTTCGATGTCCTCGACGATCGCCGACCGGCCCCGGACGAGAACCTTCCCCAAACCGGGGTGGGGCGTGAGACCGAGCGGATGCTCTCGCCGCCGTTCATCGATGGTGACGAGGCGTACGGGACCCGCGCCTCCACCGTTTTTCTTGTCCACCGCAGCGGGCACGTGACGTTTGCCGAGCGGAGTTTTGACGGCGGAATCTCGACGGAGACCCGGGACTTTACATTCGACGTGACCTCCCGCGTGGCGTCTTAG